One genomic segment of Elusimicrobiota bacterium includes these proteins:
- the cusB_1 gene encoding Cation efflux system protein CusB yields the protein MNIKKIGTYLFFALLLLGVIGWTVGCRKAEKDHAAADGTRQQYYCPMHPQIVSDKPGDCPICNMRLVPTEKEAEIPMESKEKKILFYRHPMNPEVTSPVPAKDDMGMDYVPVYEGEEQGDVTIPGQANVKIAMSQQQLIGVEISVLEKKPIIATIQASARVAYDPNLYSAIVEYQQTLANLPSSTANGTSPYQTESERTVRAAKLRLRQMGLSEAQIEKVSQPDYDPSNLLVTKAGESVWVYADVYEYEASSVKIGQAVELTGPSLEGRVLKGTVKSVDTVLNPETRTLRARVEVLNAGGILKPEMYVTAHLKTEQGRFLAVPKSAIMPTGTRQLAFVEKTPGQFEPREVQLGKQGDDYFQVLAGLKEGDRVVTSANFLIDSESKIKAAIQSAGQKSGQTSSEKPSTTHQH from the coding sequence ATGAACATTAAAAAAATCGGGACTTATTTGTTTTTTGCCCTTTTGCTCTTAGGGGTGATTGGCTGGACAGTTGGATGCCGCAAAGCCGAGAAAGATCATGCCGCAGCCGATGGTACTCGCCAGCAATATTACTGCCCAATGCACCCGCAGATTGTTTCTGATAAGCCCGGCGATTGTCCCATCTGCAATATGCGGCTTGTTCCGACGGAGAAAGAAGCTGAGATCCCAATGGAATCCAAAGAAAAAAAGATTCTCTTTTATCGGCATCCAATGAATCCAGAAGTAACGTCCCCTGTGCCAGCGAAAGATGATATGGGCATGGATTACGTTCCTGTTTATGAGGGTGAAGAACAGGGCGATGTAACGATTCCCGGGCAAGCGAATGTGAAGATTGCTATGTCTCAACAACAGTTGATCGGAGTGGAAATCTCGGTGCTCGAGAAAAAGCCGATCATCGCGACCATCCAAGCTTCTGCGCGTGTGGCTTATGACCCCAATCTTTATAGCGCCATCGTTGAATATCAGCAGACGCTCGCGAATCTTCCATCCTCGACAGCTAACGGAACGTCTCCCTATCAAACGGAAAGCGAGAGGACAGTGCGAGCCGCAAAACTTCGCTTGCGCCAGATGGGCCTTTCAGAAGCCCAAATCGAAAAAGTGAGTCAGCCGGACTATGACCCATCAAATTTATTGGTTACCAAGGCCGGAGAGTCGGTTTGGGTTTATGCCGACGTGTATGAGTACGAAGCGTCTTCTGTAAAGATTGGTCAGGCCGTGGAATTAACGGGACCTTCGCTTGAAGGTCGCGTCTTAAAAGGGACCGTTAAGTCGGTTGATACGGTTCTGAATCCAGAAACACGTACATTACGAGCCCGCGTTGAAGTGCTGAACGCTGGTGGAATCTTAAAACCCGAAATGTACGTTACCGCCCATCTTAAAACCGAGCAGGGGCGTTTCCTTGCTGTCCCCAAGAGCGCCATTATGCCGACGGGTACTCGTCAGTTGGCTTTTGTCGAGAAAACTCCCGGTCAATTTGAACCTCGCGAGGTGCAATTGGGCAAACAGGGCGACGATTATTTCCAAGTGTTGGCGGGTCTCAAGGAAGGAGACAGAGTTGTGACATCGGCCAATTTCTTGATCGATTCCGAATCGAAAATCAAGGCGGCGATTCAGAGCGCTGGGCAGAAATCTGGTCAGACGTCGTCAGAAAAACCATCGACGACGCATCAACATTAG